The DNA region ATCGTTCGTGAGCTGCTTGAACAGTTTGCTGACAAGACAGGCTACAAGCTGGTGGAAACGCTCGCCGAGACCAAGGGCAAGCACTTCGAAGGCCTCGAAGCCCAGCACCCGTTCCTCGACCGCACGTCCCGTGTGATCAACGCCAACTTCGTCACCACCGACACCGGTACCGGAGCGGTGCACATCGCACCAGGCCACGGTGCGGACGACTACGTCGCCGGCCAGCAGAACCAACTCGGCCTCGTCTCGCCAGTCAACGACGACGGTGAGTTCACCGAGGAAGTCGGCCTCGACGAACTCGTCGGACAACACGTTTTCAAGAGCAACAAGCGCATCATCGAGATCCTCGAAGAACGTGGCGTGCTCCTCGGTCAGGAAGAGTACCAGCACTCGTACCCACACTGCTGGCGCTCGAAAACCCCGATCATCTTCCGCTCTGTCGAGCAGTTCTTCATCTCGCTCGACACGCTTCGCGAAAAAGCACTCAGCGAGATCGACGAAGTGAAGTGGCTCCCAGCCTGGGGACGCAACCGCATCTACGGCACCGTCGAAGCACGTCCTGACTGGTGCATCAGCCGCCAGCGCACGTGGGGTGTGCCGCTTCCTGTGTTCTTCGACGCTGACGACAAAGCCATTCTCGACGCCGAGCTCGTGCGCAAGATCGCCGACTACGCGGAGAAGGAAGGCACCAACTTCTGGTTCGAAATGTCCGACGAGGAACTGGCCGAGCTTTTCGGCCTTCCAGCAGGCAGCAAGCGTTGCCGCGACACACTCGACGTGTGGATCGACTCGGGCTGCAGCCACGTTGCCGTTGTCGACCGTCGTCCGGAGCTTCACGGCCCGGCCGACCTCTACCTCGAGGCCACCGACCAACACCGCGGATGGTTCCAGAGCTCGCTCATGCTCTCGGTTGCATACCGTGGCAGCGCTCCTTACAAGACCGTGCTCACCCATGGCTTCGTCGTCGACAAAGACAAGAAGAAGCTCTCGAAGTCGGAAGCCGAGAAAGCCGGCAAGCCAATCGATGCCGCCCACTTCTACAACAAGTACGGCGCCGACATCGTGCGCCTCTGGGTGTCGTCGGTGAACTGGCAGACCGAAGTGCCATTCGGCGAAGATCTCTTCAAACAAGTCACCGAGCCATACCGCCGCTTGCGTAACACATTGCGCATTCTCCTCGGTAACCTCGACGGCTTCAATCCGGAAACCGATCGCGTGGCCGCAGCTGACATGCCATTGGTCGACCGCTGGATCCTCGAGCGCCTCAACGAAGTGATCAGCGAGTGCCGCAAGGCTTACGAGCAACTGGAATTCAACAAAGTCTTCACCAAGATCAATGAGTTCTGCGCCGCGGACCTCTCGTCGATCTACGTCGACATGCTCAAGGACCGCATGTACTGCGACGCCTCATCAGGCGTGCGCCGTCGTGCCAGCCAGACCGCGATGTTCGACGTCTTCTCGGCTGTCTCCCGCCTGCTTGCACCAATTCTGGTCTACACCGCGGACGAAGCATGGGAACACGCCGGTTTCGAGGGCTCGATCCACGAACTGGACTTCCCAGAGGTAAACCCGGACTTCACAGATGGCAGCGCGACCACCAAGGTCGACCGCTTGCTCGAACTGCGCCACACCGTCCAAACCGCAATCGAAGCCCAGGTCCAGGCCAAGACGTTCAACAAGAACAACGAAGCCGCTGTGACACTCACCGTTCCAGCCGACGAACCTGTGCTCGACCTGCTCAACGACCGCGAATTCGCCACCGAGTTCTTCATCGTGGCCGACGTCCATGTCACCACCGGCGACGAAGTCAGCGCAACCGCAGCCATGACCGAGCACCCAATGTGCCCACGCTGCCGCCGCTATGAGCCAGTAGCTAACGAAGCAGAGGGCCTCTGCGAACGCTGCGACTCCGTCGTGAGCGCATAACGATAGAAAGATCCGACAAAACGGGGACGGAAACGTCCCCGTTTTTTTGTTTCGACATCACGCCGGATCTACTGGATTAGTCCACCGCTGACGCCTCCCCCGCAGCCGCGCCTATCATTCCAGCTCTCCCAATTTCAACTTTCAGATTTGCCTCCCATGTCCGCCAAATCACTGATTCTCTTCATCACCCTGCCGCTCTATATCATCGACCAGATCAGCAAATGGTGGATCGTGATGAACTTCGCGCCGCCCCCCTCGATGCCGGCTCCCAGCAACGTCGCAGACCTGGAGTACCACATCACGGTCATCGACGGGTTCCTCAACATCATCCGCGTTCACAATACCGGCGTCGCCTTCGGCATGGGCAATGGCACCACCTGGGCTCCCTTTGTGTTCCTTGCTGTCCCCCTGATCGCACTCACCATCATCACCATCGCTTGGAAGAAAAAGTTCTTCATTGGATGGACCGGAAAAGCTGCGTTCGCCCTGCTGCTCGCCGGCATCTTCGGCAACCTGACCGACCGACTGACCCAGGGTTTCGCACTCGAACACCTCAAAGACGAGTCGTTCTGGACCCGACTGATGAACGGCTACGTCGTCGATTTCATCGATGTCATCCTCCCATTCTACGGCAACTGGCCGACCTTCAACGTCGCCGACTCCTGCATCTGCGTCGCCGCCGTGCTCATGGTCATCTGCTCGTGGAACGAAGAGCACAATAAGAAGGCCTAGCCCGGCTCGACGCGCGGGGAGCCTGGAGTGACGGTGTCCCCACCGTCGTCGATCACACAGGAGCGCAGCGACCACTCTCGGAGATTCCCACGCAGAGCCGCAGAGCCGCAGAGGGACCGTATGCGGAGCCTGCCGCGAGGCCGACGCCGCTCGTGTTGGCTTTTTGTTTTTCCACAGATGAAGAGGATTGGTGGGATTTGTACGCAAGCGTTTTCGGACCGCCGGATTGCACCCGGCCACTAACAGCGGAGCGCAGCGACCACTCTCGAAGATTCTCACGCAGAGCCGCAGAGGTTCCTCATGCGGGGTCATCACCTCCCGTGGTGGCTGTGAGCTATCCGCGGATTACTATAATTTTACGCGGGCGTGTGCGGAGCCTGGAGTGACGGTGTCCCACCGTCGTCGATCACACAGGAGCGCAGCGACCACTCCCCACCAAAAACCTAACCACGTAACCACCTAAAACTCTTCTCCCCCTTTGCGTCTCTGCGTGAGCCATGAACATTCAAAATCACGTAAATCATGTAAATCCTGTCTTAAAAACTCCTCCTCCCCGCCGGCTCGCGCGCCCCCTTCTTTCCAACTTTCCGCTTCCAACTTTTCGCTTTGCCGATCACCCTGCGAGCATGCCTCAAAACCCATCCGCAGATAACGATCAGATCGCTCTGTTAATTGATGCCGACAACGCACCCGCGGCGAAGATCGACTTCATCATCTCCGAGCTCGCCAGCCACGGCGTGGCAAACATTCGCAAAGCCTACGGCAACTGGACCAAACGCTCGCTCAAAGGCTGGGAAAACGTACTACACGAGTACGCCATCCAACCCGTCCAGCAATACGACGTCTCCAAGGGGAAAAACGCCGCCGACATGGCC from Sulfuriroseicoccus oceanibius includes:
- a CDS encoding signal peptidase II, translating into MSAKSLILFITLPLYIIDQISKWWIVMNFAPPPSMPAPSNVADLEYHITVIDGFLNIIRVHNTGVAFGMGNGTTWAPFVFLAVPLIALTIITIAWKKKFFIGWTGKAAFALLLAGIFGNLTDRLTQGFALEHLKDESFWTRLMNGYVVDFIDVILPFYGNWPTFNVADSCICVAAVLMVICSWNEEHNKKA
- the ileS gene encoding isoleucine--tRNA ligase, whose product is MSADQKSYKDTLTLPQTTFPMRGDLVKKEPGRLEKWEKSNLYQRIQKRRQDQGAPKFILHDGPPFANGDVHMGTALNKVLKDLVLKSKTMAGFETPFIPGWDCHGLPIEFKVVQQARDLAPAEVRRRSAEFAKKFIDIQRASFRRLGVFGDWENPYLTLDPAYEADIIRVFAKMVESGMVYQSKKPVQWSYGAHTALAEAEVEYKDKVSPSIFVKFPLTTQPLDLGVDVSMAIWTTTPWTLPANLGIALHPEFTYVVGKFENAETGATENFVIVRELLEQFADKTGYKLVETLAETKGKHFEGLEAQHPFLDRTSRVINANFVTTDTGTGAVHIAPGHGADDYVAGQQNQLGLVSPVNDDGEFTEEVGLDELVGQHVFKSNKRIIEILEERGVLLGQEEYQHSYPHCWRSKTPIIFRSVEQFFISLDTLREKALSEIDEVKWLPAWGRNRIYGTVEARPDWCISRQRTWGVPLPVFFDADDKAILDAELVRKIADYAEKEGTNFWFEMSDEELAELFGLPAGSKRCRDTLDVWIDSGCSHVAVVDRRPELHGPADLYLEATDQHRGWFQSSLMLSVAYRGSAPYKTVLTHGFVVDKDKKKLSKSEAEKAGKPIDAAHFYNKYGADIVRLWVSSVNWQTEVPFGEDLFKQVTEPYRRLRNTLRILLGNLDGFNPETDRVAAADMPLVDRWILERLNEVISECRKAYEQLEFNKVFTKINEFCAADLSSIYVDMLKDRMYCDASSGVRRRASQTAMFDVFSAVSRLLAPILVYTADEAWEHAGFEGSIHELDFPEVNPDFTDGSATTKVDRLLELRHTVQTAIEAQVQAKTFNKNNEAAVTLTVPADEPVLDLLNDREFATEFFIVADVHVTTGDEVSATAAMTEHPMCPRCRRYEPVANEAEGLCERCDSVVSA